GCGTGCGCTCTTTGATCACAGGTTGTATAATTTTTTACCGCTCGATGCGGTCTTTTCAGCCGGGCAGTTTATGCGCAAAGCGCGCGGCCTTTTGCAAGAGGCGCATGCGGCGCAGCAGATACCTCTGATCTGCGGCGGCACATATTTCTACCTGCAGGCGCTTTTTGCCGGGCTTTTGCCCGAAACTCCGATCAGCGATCAGGTGAAGGCTGAGGTTGAGCAGATGGCGCGCGTAGACGCTTATGCGAGACTTGAAGCAATGGATGCAGTCGCAGCTTCGAATATACATCCTCATAACGAAGCGAGGCTCAAACGTGCGCTGATGCTGTGCATCGAACGCGGTGGCGCGATAAGCTCACTGCCGCGCGAAGGGGCCATTTTGCCCGAATACGAAGTGCTGTTGCTGATTTTTGACCCCGCGCGCGAGCTTGTGAGGCAGCGCGCCGCCGCCCGTATCGCGCGCATGTTCTCTGAGGGCCTTCTCGCTGAAGTTGCCCGTGCGGCGAAGTTGATTGCGGGCAGCGCGCCGGGCAAAAACTGGCGTGAATTTGCTGCCCTGACGGGGATCGGCGTCAGCGAGTTTTTCGATTACGCAGAACTGAACTCGGTTGCGATTGAAGACTTAGACGAAGCGGCGCAGCAGCA
The sequence above is a segment of the Turneriella parva DSM 21527 genome. Coding sequences within it:
- the miaA gene encoding tRNA (adenosine(37)-N6)-dimethylallyltransferase MiaA, with product MKPKVIVVTGATASGKSAFIYDQLGDLPLMLINADSRQVYADLPVSSASPTAKERALFDHRLYNFLPLDAVFSAGQFMRKARGLLQEAHAAQQIPLICGGTYFYLQALFAGLLPETPISDQVKAEVEQMARVDAYARLEAMDAVAASNIHPHNEARLKRALMLCIERGGAISSLPREGAILPEYEVLLLIFDPARELVRQRAAARIARMFSEGLLAEVARAAKLIAGSAPGKNWREFAALTGIGVSEFFDYAELNSVAIEDLDEAAQQQIAAKILQNTMHLVKRQATWYRNAKPQPENTKTVDPSYDNDRIAALVKDFIGRVP